In Nymphaea colorata isolate Beijing-Zhang1983 chromosome 5, ASM883128v2, whole genome shotgun sequence, one genomic interval encodes:
- the LOC116253928 gene encoding uncharacterized protein LOC116253928 isoform X3: MVSVNRLNSSDIHIAGAASEIDASGCLVSIYGLVKQVEHIDFWTELCLFVHFQGYPDNHYDRWWHSSGTKWPSLPFTNREIWHIMDTTTIAL; encoded by the exons GTTGAATAGTTCAGACATCCATATTGCTGGTGCTGCAAGTGAGATTGATGCTTCAGGCTGCCTAGTGTCCATCTACGGTCTGGTGAAACAG GTTGAGCACATTGACTTCTGGACTGAACTCTGcctgtttgttcattttcaag GGTACCCGGATAACCATTATGATCGTTGGTGGCATTCAAGTGGTACCAAATGGCCCTCACTCCCATTTACCAACAGGGAAATTTGGCACATTATGGACACTACAACCATAGCTCTCTAA
- the LOC116253928 gene encoding uncharacterized protein LOC116253928 isoform X5, whose translation MVSVNRLNSSDIHIAGAASEIDASGCLVSIYGLVKQVEHIDFWTELCLFVHFQGTRITSIIVGGIQVVRSRAWLLWREIA comes from the exons GTTGAATAGTTCAGACATCCATATTGCTGGTGCTGCAAGTGAGATTGATGCTTCAGGCTGCCTAGTGTCCATCTACGGTCTGGTGAAACAG GTTGAGCACATTGACTTCTGGACTGAACTCTGcctgtttgttcattttcaag GTACCCGGATAACCAGTATAATCGTTGGTGGCATTCAAGTGGTAAGATCGAGGGCGTGGTTACTGTGGCGAGAGATAGCATGA
- the LOC116253928 gene encoding uncharacterized protein LOC116253928 isoform X4 yields MVSVNRLNSSDIHIAGAASEIDASGCLVSIYGLVKQVEHIDFWTELCLFVHFQDTRITIMIVGGIQVVPNGPHSHLPTGKFDTLWTLQP; encoded by the exons GTTGAATAGTTCAGACATCCATATTGCTGGTGCTGCAAGTGAGATTGATGCTTCAGGCTGCCTAGTGTCCATCTACGGTCTGGTGAAACAG GTTGAGCACATTGACTTCTGGACTGAACTCTGcctgtttgttcattttcaag ATACCCGGATAACTATTATGATCGTTGGTGGCATTCAAGTGGTACCAAATGGCCCTCACTCCCATTTACCAACAGGGAAATTTGACACACTATGGACACTGCAACCATAG
- the LOC116253873 gene encoding uncharacterized protein LOC116253873: protein MEKNDNPDEVFSVAVNGLSCPLLAADWNKKRKLEDLELAVPLPKLKCLVQSSDRCKNERWNYGPESVESVVGIHKNNLMPKTKGYSPKVVSCNYTSSSWTAGGCSKAVIRGEKTNHPLRGYPARGPGLLVLWLIQA from the exons ATGGAAAAGAACGACAACCCAGATGAGGTTTTCAG TGTAGCTGTCAATGGTTTATCATGTCCTCTTCTTGCTGCGGACTGgaacaagaaaaggaagttGGAGGATCTGGAATTGGCTGTGCCATTGCCAAAACTCAAATGCTTAGTTCAATCCTCTGACAGATGCAAAAATGAACGTTGGAACTATGGACCAGAAAGCGTTGAATCCGTGGTTGGCATTCACAAAAATAACCTTATGCCCAAAACAAAGGGTTATAGTCCAAAAGTCGTTTCATGCAATTATACATCATCTTCATGGACTGCAGGGGGATGTTCCAAAGCGGTGATAAGAGGTGAAAAAACCAACCATCCCTTGCGTGGATACCCCGCCCGTGGCCCAGGCTTACTTGTACTGTGGTTAATCCAAGCTTAA